The region ATCAAAGCCGTGGCTACCTATTCGACGAGCGACCTTTCTCGCAAGTCCGGCGACATCATCGCCGATGCGCTACGCCATCCGGTGACCATCACCCAGCGCAACAAGCCCCGCCTTGTCCTGCTCAGCATCGAGGACTACCGCCGGTTGGTGAAGCGGGGCGACAGCCGCGTCGCGAGCAGGCTCGAGGACATGCCCGACGATCTGTTTGAGGAAGTAAAGCGCGCGGTCGATGCCTATGAGCGGGAGGGAGAGGATCGGTGAGCTTCGACGGCATCGTCGCGGCTTCAATCGTTCGATACCCTTATCTGTGGGCGAGAGAGGCCGCCCAAGGCGAGACCGAGGGGCGTAAGTTGCGCCCGGCCGCCGTCGTGATCCGCCTGCCTCGCGAAAATGGCGATCTGCTCCTGCTTCTTCCGATCACCAGCAAGGAACCGGATCGGTCACGGTTTGCGATCGAGATTCCACAGATCGAGAAGCGTCGAGCCGGCCTCGATGCCGATGTCCGCCTCTGGGTTGTCTTGGATGAGTACAATTTGGATATCGTCGGCCAATCCTATTACCTGGAACCGGAGCCGCCGCTTGGACACTTCAGCAAGGCCTTTTTCCTGCCGCTACTGAAGCAGTTCCTTGCACTGCGCACCAAAAGCCGAAGTGTCGATCGGGTGTAATCGGAAAGATCCCGACCCTTACCCGAGATACCGCGCCTCCAGGTGCGTGCTGAAGACCGCGATGCAAGGTGGCACACTAGATCGCCTGGATGACAGGCCGGCTAGGTCAGTCGGTATCCGATCACCCGAACAGAGTTTTCCATAACTTCAGTCTCCAAGCCGATCATTTTGCAGATCAATGCGATGTCGGAAAGGGAAATGGCATCGGGTGATTTCGCTGGTGTCAGGTCGCACCATTCAATCTTTTCATATTCTTCCAGTCGAAAATGGTAAAACCACTCACCATCCGATTTCCCGAAATGATCAAGCCCCAAATACTTTATTTGCCATATAGGGGCCTTTGAAGCCAGCCCGGCCATTTTCTGCTGGAGCTTGCGCCACTTCGTGTTGTTTGCGTAACTGGTTATATGGGCCATCCGCGGACCTATGCTTTGTTTGCTTTTCGGAATTTCAGATTCTCGCGGCGTCTCTGCCCAATGCCGCAACGATCCCTCAAGCCGCGCGCTGCCCATCGGACGAGCGAATCAGGACGTCAGCCGAAATGCCGAGCGACTCGTGCAGGCGGCGGATCATCTCGATCGATAGCCGTCGTTTACGGTTCAGTACCTCGGCGACGCGGGCCCTGGTCCCGATCAGGGGTTCCAAGTCCTTGCGGGTAAGGCCCTGCTGTTCCATCCGAAACTTTATCGCGTCGATCGGATCGGGCGGATCCATCGGAAAATGGGCTGCTTCGTAGGTTTCGACCAAGGTCGCAAGGATATCCAGACGATCGCCGTCAATGGTCCCCGCCTTTGCGCCCCAAAGGCTTGCCACTTCCTCCAGGGCGCGCTCGTAATCCGCCTCGCTGCGGATCGGCTTCAGTTCTGCCCGCATGTTGAACCTCCGTCGCCCAGCCGAGCGGACCGAGCTTACCCCAGATACCGCGCCTCCAGGTGCGTCTTGAACGCGGCCACGCCGAGCGGCATGCCGGTGGCCTGGGTCAGGATTTCGTCGGTGGTGCCGTTGGAGCCCTTCTCGTGGACATTGCGGCGCAGCCAGGCCAGCAGGGGCTTGAAGTCGCCCTGGCCGATCGAGGGCAGGATTGCCGGGTCGGCGGCCTTGGCGGCGGCGAAGAGCTGGGCCGCGGCCATGGCGCCCATGGTGTAGGTCGGGAAATAGCCGAAGCTGCCGCCCGGCCAATGGATGTCCTGCATGCAGCCGTCGGCATCGTCGGGCGGGCGCACGCCCAGCAATTCCTCCATGCCGTCGTTCCAGGCGCCGGGCAGGTCGGCGACCTTGAGGTCGCCGGCGATCATCGCCCGTTCCAGGCGGTAGCGCAGGATGACGTGGCTGGGATAGGTCACCTCGTCGGCATCGACCCGGATCAGGCCCGGCTGCACCCGGTGATAGACCAGGCGCAGGTTGGCGGCCGTGAAGGCCTCGCCGTCGCGGCCGAAGGCCTCGCGCACCAGGGGCGCCAGGAAATCGATGAATTCCAGGCTGCGGCAGGCCTGCATCTCGAACAGCAGGGATTGGCTCTCGTGCATGGCCATGCCGCGGGCGTTGCCCACCGGCTGGCCGCGCCATGACGACGGCAGGCCGCGCTCGTACTGGGCGTGGCCGGTCTCGTGGATCACGCCCATCAGCGAGCGGGTGAAGTCGCTCGTCGCATAACGCGTGGTGATACGCACATCATCGGGGACGCCGCCGGTGAAGGGGTGGTGGCTGACATCCAGGCGGCCGTGGGCCCGGTCGAACTGCAGCACGTCCAGGATCCGGTCGGCCAGGGCGCGCTGGGCCTCGACCGGGAAGGGGCCGGGCTGGGGCAGGGGCGCGCCCCGCGATGCCTGCCGTTCCAGGACCTGGCCGCGCAGCTCGGGCAGGAACGACTGTAATTCGCCAAACAGCACGTCGATCCGGGCCGCCCGGCCGCCCGGCTCGTATTCGTCGAGCAGGGCGTCATAGGGATCGAGATCGAAGCTGGCGGCCTTCGATGCCGCGACCTGGCGCACCAGATCGAGCAGGGATTGAAGTTTCGGCGCCAGGCTCTTGAAATCGTCGGCACCGCGCGCCGTGCGCCAGACCAGTTCGGTCTCGTGCGACTGGCGGGCGATGACCTCGACCAGCGCCTGGGGCACCGCCGTCGCATGGCGCCAGACGCGGCTCATCTCGTGCAGGTTCGCCTGTTGCCAGGGATCGAGCGGGACACTGCCCGCCGCCGCCAGCAGGTCGGCCATGTCGCCTGCCGTCAGCAGGTCGTGGGCGATGACCGACAGGGTGGCGATCTGCTCGCCCCGCGCCGCGGCCCCGCCCGGCGGCATGACCGCGGCGCTGTCCCAGTGCAGGACGGCCAGCGCGCCCTGGACATTGGCGATGCGGCGGAAACGGTCTTCCAGGTGGGCGTAGGCGTTGGTCGCGGTCATGGCGTTCTGGCCTTCTTCGCGTCGTCGGGCCGGAAATGAAACAGGAAATAGATGACCGCCATGCCGATTGCCAGAGCGTACCAGGTGATGGCGTATTGCAGGTGATCGTTGCGCAGGTTGATCACGCTCTGGCCGCCGACGGGCAGGCCGCCCGGGTTGGGTGTCGCATCCGCCTCGACGAACAGGGGCAGGGCGCCCTCGGCATGGGCCGTCTTGGCCATGGCGGCCAAGTCACCCCAGAACCAGATGTTCTTGTCGGGGGCGTTGTCGGGCACGAACCAGCCCTGGGGCCAGCCGGGCCGTGCCATGCCGGTAACCGTCACGGTGCCGGCGACCTGACCGTCCTGGCGGGTCTTGGGATCGGCCTTTTCCGTGGGCACCCAGCCGCGGTTCACCAGCACGGTGGTGCCGTCGCCACGCACCATCGGGACCACGATCAGATAGCCGAGCTTGGAGGCTTCGTCATAGGCGACGATATGGATCTCGTCCTCGAAGCGGAAGCTGCCGGTGACGCCGACCTTGCGGTAACGCCAGGCTTCCGGATCGTCGATCCTGGCCGGCAGTTCGACCGCCGGCAGGGCCTGGTTGGCGTGCAGGGCATCGATCAGGCCCTGCTTCCAGGCCAGGCGCTGGAGCTGCCAGGTGCCGAGGGCGACGAGCAGACCGACGATCAGCACGGTGAAGACGGTGGGCCACAGCGTCGGGCGAAAGCGCTTGGGCCCGGCCGGCCTGGTATCGGTACTGATCATGTAAGAACCCTCAAGGGCGCCTCTGCCGCCGGGGCGGCACAGGGCTACCAGCCGAGCTTGCGGTACTGCTGGTGGATCAGCGCCGTCTTGATCCGGCGCAGCATGTAAATGGAGAGGCCGAGGATCACCGGCAACCAGATCACCATCTGGAGCCAGATCGGCGGCTCGTAGTTCACTTCAAGCCAAAGGGCGCCGCCGGTGACGAAGGCGCCCAGGATCAGGATCACGAACACGGCCGGGCCGTCGCCCGTGTCGATCGCCGCAAAGTCGAGGCCGCAACTGTCGCACTTCTCGCGCAGGTTCAGGAGGCCCGTGAACAGGGCCCCCTGACCGCAGCGCGGACAACAGGCTTTTGCCACCTCAGTGGTGCGCGACGGTGGAGCCGGCACCCCAGACATAGATGCAGGCGAACAGGAACAGCCACACCACGTCGACGAAGTGCCAGTACCAGGCAGCCGCCTCGAAGCCGAAATGGCGTTCCGGGGTGAAGTGGTTGCGGGTGGCGCGGATCAGGCAGACGGCCAGGAACACCGTGCCGATGAAGACATGGAAGCCGTGGAACCCGGTCGCCATGAAGAAGGCGCCGGCATAGAAATTGGCGCCCGCCTCGTTGCCGCCGAAGGAGAAGGCGGCGTGGGCATATTCATAGGCCTGCACGCAGGAGAAGAACACGCCCAGGATCACGGTCAGCGTCAGGCCCTGGATCAGGCCCTTGCGGTCGCCTTCCAGCAGGGCATGGTGGGCCCAGGTGACGGTGGTGCCCGACAGCAGCAGGATCACGGTGTTCATGAAGGGCAGGTGCCAGGGGTCGAAGGTCTCGACGCCGTGGGGCGGCCAGACATGGCCCATGGCCTCGGTCGGGAACAGGGCGCCGGCGAAATAGGCCCAGAACCAGGCGACGAAGAACATCACTTCCGAGGCGATGAACAGGACCATGCCATAGCGCAGGCCCAGCTTCACCACGGGCTTGTGGTCGCCCTTATGCACCGACTCGTCGACCACATCGCGCCACCAGGCCAGCATGGTGTAGAGCACGCCCGCCAAGCCCAGCCAGAACAGCAGGGAATGGGTCGGGATGAAGGTCATGAACTGCTCGGGGTGCAACCAGCGCACACCGCCCAGGGCCATGATCATGGCCGAGAACGCGCCGATGATCGGCCAGGGGCTGGGGTTTACCAGGTGATAGTCGTGCTTGGGGGCGTCGATGCTTGCCATGGCTGTCGTTCCTCGAACGGAATACTCAGTCAATTCGTGACACTACGGGGTTCGGCCGCCGAGGATCTGGTCTCGTCGTCCTGGGCTCTGAAGAAGGTGTAGGAGAGGGTGATGGTCTTGACCTCGTCCATGTTGCGATCGGCCAACACGGCCGGGTCGACATAGAAGGTCACCGGCATGTCGACTTCCTGACCGGGCTGCAAGGTCTGCTCCTCGAAGCAGAAGCAGGCGATCTTGACGAAGTACTGGCCGGATTTGTCGGGTGTCACGTTGAAGGTGGCACGCCCGGTGACCGGCCGGTCGGTGTTGTTGACGGCCTTGTAGAAGACCAGCTTCTGCTCGCCGGGATGCACCGTGACCGAGCGCTGCTCGGGCCGGAAGGTCCAGGGCAGGTCGGACGCGGTGTTGGCATCGAATTCGACGATGAACACGCGGCTCGACACGGCGGCGGCGGCCGGGGCGTCCGCGGCATCGGCGCGCTGGGTCGTGCCGGCGTAACCGGTCACCTTGCAGAACAGGTCGTAGAGCGGCACCGAGGCGAAGCTCAGCCCCAGCATGCCGGCGACGGCCAGCGACAGCACCAGCGCGGTGCGGCCGTGGCGCGGCGGCTTGTATCCGGGCTGGCCGTTCATGGGTTGGAGACCTTGACCGCGGCGATCACGAAAAACAGCACGACCCAGGCGGCGAGCGCCAGCCCTAAGGCGATGTTGCGGCTGCGGCGGCGGCGGTGCATCTCGGAATAGGGCATGGCGGCGCTCCCCCGATCCGTCAGGCCAAGCCGGCCACGCGCTCGACCAGGAGCAGCGCGAACAGCAGGAACAGGTAGAGGATCGAAAAGGCGAACAGGCGCATCGCCGCCTTGTCGGTCCGCTGGACGAACAGGCGCACCGCCAGGCCGATGAAGGCAAGCCCGAGGGCGCCGGCGCAAATGCCGTAGAGCAGGCCGGCAAAGCCCATCAGGCTGGGCACCAGGCCCAGGGGCGCCAGCAGCAGGGCATAGGCCAGGATCTGGCGGCGGGTCGACTCGGGGCCGGCCACGTTGGGCATCATCGGCACGCCGACGGCACCGTATTCGCCGGCCTTGACCAGCGACAGGGCCCAGAAATGCGGCGGGGTCCAGAAGAAGATGATGGCGCACAGCACCATTGGCTCGATGGTGACATTGCCGGTCACGGCGGCCCAGCCGATCACCGGCGGCAGCGCGCCCGACAGGCCGCCGATGACGATGTTCTGCGGCGTGCGGCGCTTCAGGTACATCGTGTAGACGACGACATAGAAAAGAATGGTGAAGGCGAGCAGGGCGGCCGCCAGGACATTGACCACCAGGCCCATGAACACCACCGATATGGCCGACAGCACCAGGCCGAAGGCCAGGGCGTCCTGGGGTGCCACGCGGCCCATGGGGATGGGACGGGTCTTGGTGCGCGACATGCGGGCGTCGATGTCCGCGTCGTACCACATGTTCAAGGCGCCCGAGGCGCCGGCGCCGACCGCGATGCACAGCAGGGCGGTCAGGGCGAAGACGGGGTGCAGATGGCCGGGGGCGAGCACGAGGCCCACCAGCCCGGTGAACACCACGAGCGACATCACCCGCGGCTTGAGCAGTTGGATGAAGTCCGACGCGCTGGCGTCGAGACCCGCCTCGAAGGAGGCGGGCCCGACGTCGGTCGCGGCGCGGTCACGAGGATGAGTGACCAGGGTCAATGGCGTTACTCCAGGCCGATCAGTGGTGCTTGGCTGCGGTGATCACCGGCAGCTCGTTGAACTGGTGGAACGGCGGCGGCGAGGGCAGCGT is a window of Oleomonas cavernae DNA encoding:
- a CDS encoding type II toxin-antitoxin system prevent-host-death family antitoxin, whose amino-acid sequence is MATYSTSDLSRKSGDIIADALRHPVTITQRNKPRLVLLSIEDYRRLVKRGDSRVASRLEDMPDDLFEEVKRAVDAYEREGEDR
- a CDS encoding DUF6678 family protein, with the protein product MGSARLEGSLRHWAETPRESEIPKSKQSIGPRMAHITSYANNTKWRKLQQKMAGLASKAPIWQIKYLGLDHFGKSDGEWFYHFRLEEYEKIEWCDLTPAKSPDAISLSDIALICKMIGLETEVMENSVRVIGYRLT
- a CDS encoding helix-turn-helix domain-containing protein translates to MRAELKPIRSEADYERALEEVASLWGAKAGTIDGDRLDILATLVETYEAAHFPMDPPDPIDAIKFRMEQQGLTRKDLEPLIGTRARVAEVLNRKRRLSIEMIRRLHESLGISADVLIRSSDGQRAA
- a CDS encoding carboxypeptidase M32 translates to MTATNAYAHLEDRFRRIANVQGALAVLHWDSAAVMPPGGAAARGEQIATLSVIAHDLLTAGDMADLLAAAGSVPLDPWQQANLHEMSRVWRHATAVPQALVEVIARQSHETELVWRTARGADDFKSLAPKLQSLLDLVRQVAASKAASFDLDPYDALLDEYEPGGRAARIDVLFGELQSFLPELRGQVLERQASRGAPLPQPGPFPVEAQRALADRILDVLQFDRAHGRLDVSHHPFTGGVPDDVRITTRYATSDFTRSLMGVIHETGHAQYERGLPSSWRGQPVGNARGMAMHESQSLLFEMQACRSLEFIDFLAPLVREAFGRDGEAFTAANLRLVYHRVQPGLIRVDADEVTYPSHVILRYRLERAMIAGDLKVADLPGAWNDGMEELLGVRPPDDADGCMQDIHWPGGSFGYFPTYTMGAMAAAQLFAAAKAADPAILPSIGQGDFKPLLAWLRRNVHEKGSNGTTDEILTQATGMPLGVAAFKTHLEARYLG
- a CDS encoding SURF1 family protein, which produces MISTDTRPAGPKRFRPTLWPTVFTVLIVGLLVALGTWQLQRLAWKQGLIDALHANQALPAVELPARIDDPEAWRYRKVGVTGSFRFEDEIHIVAYDEASKLGYLIVVPMVRGDGTTVLVNRGWVPTEKADPKTRQDGQVAGTVTVTGMARPGWPQGWFVPDNAPDKNIWFWGDLAAMAKTAHAEGALPLFVEADATPNPGGLPVGGQSVINLRNDHLQYAITWYALAIGMAVIYFLFHFRPDDAKKARTP
- a CDS encoding DUF983 domain-containing protein encodes the protein MAKACCPRCGQGALFTGLLNLREKCDSCGLDFAAIDTGDGPAVFVILILGAFVTGGALWLEVNYEPPIWLQMVIWLPVILGLSIYMLRRIKTALIHQQYRKLGW
- a CDS encoding cytochrome c oxidase subunit 3 — its product is MASIDAPKHDYHLVNPSPWPIIGAFSAMIMALGGVRWLHPEQFMTFIPTHSLLFWLGLAGVLYTMLAWWRDVVDESVHKGDHKPVVKLGLRYGMVLFIASEVMFFVAWFWAYFAGALFPTEAMGHVWPPHGVETFDPWHLPFMNTVILLLSGTTVTWAHHALLEGDRKGLIQGLTLTVILGVFFSCVQAYEYAHAAFSFGGNEAGANFYAGAFFMATGFHGFHVFIGTVFLAVCLIRATRNHFTPERHFGFEAAAWYWHFVDVVWLFLFACIYVWGAGSTVAHH
- a CDS encoding cytochrome c oxidase assembly protein; translation: MNGQPGYKPPRHGRTALVLSLAVAGMLGLSFASVPLYDLFCKVTGYAGTTQRADAADAPAAAAVSSRVFIVEFDANTASDLPWTFRPEQRSVTVHPGEQKLVFYKAVNNTDRPVTGRATFNVTPDKSGQYFVKIACFCFEEQTLQPGQEVDMPVTFYVDPAVLADRNMDEVKTITLSYTFFRAQDDETRSSAAEPRSVTN
- the cyoE gene encoding heme o synthase is translated as MTLVTHPRDRAATDVGPASFEAGLDASASDFIQLLKPRVMSLVVFTGLVGLVLAPGHLHPVFALTALLCIAVGAGASGALNMWYDADIDARMSRTKTRPIPMGRVAPQDALAFGLVLSAISVVFMGLVVNVLAAALLAFTILFYVVVYTMYLKRRTPQNIVIGGLSGALPPVIGWAAVTGNVTIEPMVLCAIIFFWTPPHFWALSLVKAGEYGAVGVPMMPNVAGPESTRRQILAYALLLAPLGLVPSLMGFAGLLYGICAGALGLAFIGLAVRLFVQRTDKAAMRLFAFSILYLFLLFALLLVERVAGLA